From the Candidatus Saccharibacteria bacterium genome, the window TGAGTATGACGAAAAACTGCTTTTTTACGAAGCCTTTATGAGACTAATCGCACTCAAGGCTGGAGTAGCCTCATCTAGCTGACTAGCTTCATCGCAGACCGCTCGAATATCTATGTAGCCACTATCTAGTGGGATGTAACCCTGCGCATTACCTCGCTTGAACGTCTCGCCGCCATTCGTGTTGTAATCAAATTGGTGAAGAACGTATGATGTATCTCCGTCTGGCGTGTTCATTGTTAAGGTTTTACTCCCAACCTCTGTAACGGTCGTGCCCCATCCTTTGTTTTGGCTAATCATGTCGGCGATAGCCTTATCGGGTTCGATCGTACCGTCCATATAGAATGTTGAGACGAAGCAGTGCGCGCCTGCTGTATCTTGCTCGGGATTACTACATTTTGTCGTGACCTTACACTGATGCAGAGAAATATCAGCGATAGGCCACTTAGTATCTTTTGGCGTATTACTGTCAGCAGTACTAGGATCTGGATAATTGTTGCCAGATGTCCACCAGCCTGGAGTTTTTGCGTTATCGTACACAAATTTTACGGGATGGGTCTTTTCTTGAGCGGTAGATGCAGCCTCCGACTTTTGATGCCATACCCATAATGTAATACCGAGTGTAACAATTGCGATTAAGACAATCAGCGCGATAAGTAGTTTTGATTTTTGAAAATGAATTGTTTGTTTCCTAGTATTCATACCCGTAGTATACCTTGTTGCATCAAAATGGCATAAGCGTTACAAGCATCAGTGTGTTCATGTAAGAGGCTTCCTCCCTCTGTCTTTTCATTATACGGGTGAACCACAAGCCCCAAGGTCGTTCGTCCCTTGGTAAACGTCAAGGGGCGCTCCACCTTGACCCTTGCGGATTCATCCCGAGCCCTTTTGACAGAGAGGCAGGAAGTCCTCTCGATAAAGCAAGGAGGGTCTTATGGACACCGAAACAATAGCAAACGAAACATCAGCAAAGATTGCTGCGTTGAATGACGCGGCACGCAGTAATGCTGCGAACTACATGGCGACACGAGGCATCATGTCGCTCGATGAAGTGACTATCGGTGAAATCTTCGTCGCCGTGCAGGACTTTAGCAAATTCACGGAAGACAACGATCCCTACGGCGAGCATGATTTTGGCTCGTTTACGGTAGCCGGTAACAAAGTCTTTTGGAAGATAGATTACTACACACAGGACTTGTCTAGTGGGTGCGATCCGCTAGACCCGGGGTGTAGACGAGTTCTCACCATCATGTTAGCCGAGGAGTACTAGCTCCTCGGTTTTTTAGTCCTGGGTAGGACTTATGAAACTGCCCGACAAAGTTTAATCCTAAAGGAGTTTAGATATGCATTACTTAGTACGATTAATAGTTGAAGCTGATAGCGCTGAAGAAGCGAATAGTCAGGCAGATTCCGTGATGATGGATCTCATCGAATGGAGAGAGTTTGACTGGTATCACACCGAAGCTGACGATAGCCGGTGGGAAGATTGCTGGAAACCGATGCGTCTGAGCACCAAGAAAGCGCAAGCTATGGTACAGGATGCGATGCAAGGTCAACTTGCAGAGTTCAAGCAAACAATAGCGACTATCCGCATTATGCTAGACAGCTATAGTGACGAGCAGATATTTAACGAGGAGTTCCAGCAAGTGGATGGACACTACCTGTCTCGATATCAGTTCAGTCGAGCGAGCGGCTACCATGCGAATGCGTGCCAGCTTTTCGGTGAGGGTGGAGATTCCATCACGAGCCAGAAGCAGCTTGAATGGTACTTGAAAGATACCACTAGATTATGGGTTGTCCAAGTAGACTGCCATAACTAAGCAGTACGTCCTGAGCATGACGATAAACGGCTCGCTTTTTTAATTTAAGGAGAATGTTATGAAGATTAGTGAAAATATCCTACGAGAAGAATATAGCTACCGTGGCGGCGGTTGCGAGCTGAACTTGACTGAGTTTGGCTACGAAGATGAGCTTTTGAGTGCTTACCAAAACTATCTAGGTGGTGGCATGCTTGGCTCGATTGGTAATAGCTGTACTGTCGAGGATTGGCGGCAAGATGAGAAACTCATCAAGCTAGCCGATGAGCTGCGAGAATACTATCAGGATCGGATGTATGAGTTCGAGTGTATCGACGAATATAACGAGATAACCGAGGGGCGACCCATCAGTTATCCAGGGCTGTAAGTAGCCCTCATCCTGAGTAAGATGTAAAACTACTCATCAGGAACAGGCACACTGGCCGCACCATGCAACATAGCCCTTTGGGCTAGTTGCATCGTCCGTCCAGCTCAAGCAGCAGATAACGACACCGCTCCATACTTACCCCCTCGGACTATCACATGCGTCCCGCAGTGAAGTCCTCGTGTGCAAGAATGAATCATGTCCTGGACGTACCTCTGGTACGACATCGGTTAATAATTAAATGATTAGTCACCATCAAGCACGACGGGCGGCACGTATTCTCCTTTGGAGAAAACGTACACACCCGACGCACTCGCTGGCAACAAAGGCTCGTAATAGATCAAACAGGCGCGACCATGACACGACGCAAGCTTACGCGTCATCGTCACGCTATCCTCATATCCGTAAACTAATCGAAAAGCGCAGTCTGTTTTTTCGGGTTAAAGGGGGAAGACCAGATATGTGCGGCTGGTTTGTCGAACGCCGTGAGTGCTGAGGCGAGTATCGGCAGTTCACCCTCATCCATGCCCATGCCCTCTAGCTTCTTGTTTGTGGTATAGAGAAAGCTGAACTTTGCGGCGCTATCTTTTAAGACAAAACATATATGGGGATAGTTATCACCCTCCCAGCTTTCATCTTCGCTATGCGTGATAATTTCATCGAGGCGCTTGCGGACTATATATGGTGGCTTATCATCGGCAATGACTACGATAGCCTCTTTACCGTCTGGTGTGCGTATGTAGAGGTCTGGACGGTTTTTGGGGAATTGTCGGAAACGGTTGATCTCGGTCTTTGAGAACACGGCCGAGTCTTTAGGCAGGTATTTGATAATAGCCGTGTAGCATTGTATGAGCTTCATGCTATGACTAACGAAATCATCAGTCATTTCATCATTCTTGTACAGGGCATGTACAACAGACTCTTTGACATCCATGAGCTTGCGGACGGCCGTAACGCCGCTTTTATTCAGGTAATAATAGGCAGGCTTTCTATCAATACGGAACTTCGGCTCATAGACTTTTGCCACTAACTTTTTACTAACTAATTGCTCTAATACTTCATAGACACTGACCCTATGAATACCCATAACATCTGCTAATAATCCTGCTGATACAAATCGAAACTTGAATAATAACTTTAAGACACGTTGCTGCTGACCTGTTAGTTTTTGACCTTTTACATCTCCATCCATCACTACTTCTCTCTCCTATACGTAGTATATATAAAGGGAGAGTAAATGTATAGCTTCTGTATCTGTTAATAAATACCTATTTACCTGCTATGCACAGTAGGTAAATTATACATCAAGATATTGGGTAATTAGTATTGCTTTTTATTTTAATTAGTAATACTATTTATATAGAGGTTGTACATTAATAATTCGGCTAGTTACAGGTAAAAAGGAGGGGTATGATTGACAGAGAATTACTCGAAAAAGAAGCAATGGCGGAAGTGTGTGCGTGCTGGTATTACGACCTAGCGGACACGCTTTATGAGACACCAGACAGCGACTTACAGGCTATCGTTAGCCATTCACATAAATGTGAGACTTGTGGCCATTAAATAGCATTACATGTTAAAATAAGGACATATGTCCAGAAAGATAGTCAGTATGCAAATTCGTGTCACAGACGACCTGCGCGAACGAGCAAAGGTTGTTGCAAAGAAAAATGGGCTTACGTTAAGTGAGCTTATACTTCAACTGCTGGCAAGCACTGGAGACAAGCAGCTCAAAGAGCTAGCTAAAAAAGAACTCGATGAGCGCCCAAAGCCAGGACGACCCTGGGATAAATAAAACTATTATCTAGCCGAATTGTTAAGACGTACCAGCCTCGGAACGTCTTTTTTAACGTATTACGGAGGGTAATATGGATCGCAACAGTACAAACAATTCGCAGGAAGTCGCCGCAGGCTTCTACTCTCCGAGTGAGGAGCAGATTGTATTGCTGCAATCTATATTGCAGAAAGAATCACATGAATCAGTTTCGCTCAAAGAAGCGCAGGAGGTGGG encodes:
- a CDS encoding DUF3768 domain-containing protein, with product MDTETIANETSAKIAALNDAARSNAANYMATRGIMSLDEVTIGEIFVAVQDFSKFTEDNDPYGEHDFGSFTVAGNKVFWKIDYYTQDLSSGCDPLDPGCRRVLTIMLAEEY
- a CDS encoding replication-relaxation family protein, with product MDGDVKGQKLTGQQQRVLKLLFKFRFVSAGLLADVMGIHRVSVYEVLEQLVSKKLVAKVYEPKFRIDRKPAYYYLNKSGVTAVRKLMDVKESVVHALYKNDEMTDDFVSHSMKLIQCYTAIIKYLPKDSAVFSKTEINRFRQFPKNRPDLYIRTPDGKEAIVVIADDKPPYIVRKRLDEIITHSEDESWEGDNYPHICFVLKDSAAKFSFLYTTNKKLEGMGMDEGELPILASALTAFDKPAAHIWSSPFNPKKQTALFD